A window of the Helianthus annuus cultivar XRQ/B chromosome 4, HanXRQr2.0-SUNRISE, whole genome shotgun sequence genome harbors these coding sequences:
- the LOC110933580 gene encoding uncharacterized protein LOC110933580, producing the protein MEQAAITLLNNLDLNVDNYTIRIRIVRLWTRADFNNARKVYCYDMIVMDSEGTKMQAFVLAKNASGYQHLLEEKRCLTIRNPSLGENRQKVKYTNGGLKINLNNNTVVEECHEATGSEWGFDFTPFDSIVEDPTTDNKFFKSPIDVNGFVVKSFPFEVDMETNNGKNQKKVTFMLEDLNNKQIFVTLWDGYADQIMEYESSNRGEKNVVVIIQFGKYRFWGGHLSVSNLYTVTRVLINSDIDEVAEFKQRFIEKLSPEISSSYSGLSSSVVKSAIEEFLSDLTFYPIGSLNSIDTMKFVVIVGTIKSFALNNEIRLYIHVQDCTGIVSLTLFEREVTKLLKVNANQLLDNNIELAKEGSFPKELNSLLNMKFAFKIAVSSFNISKKSDGYSVSKMTNNPVVLSELDKHFDTIQPIDEEAVNVEQSDSNRNDDLPVKITNGTRRERRTNGRGFRYALTSWKKFMKAARIKVRDQVHYSFDENELVLSVERVVPYVSRSN; encoded by the exons ATGGAACAAGCTGCAATCACACTGTTGAATAATTTGGACCTCAACGTTGATAACTACACCATCAGAATACGCATTGTTCGTTTGTGGACAAGAGCTGATTTCAATAACGCTAGAAAAGTTTATTGTTATGATATGATAGTCATGGACAGTGAG GGAACAAAAATGCAAGCTTTTGTTTTGGCTAAAAACGCATCTGGATATCAACATCTTTTAGAAGAAAAGCGTTGTTTGACGATTCGAAATCCTTCCTTGGGTGAGAATCGTCAGAAGGTCAAGTACACTAACGGTGGTTTGAAGATTAACCTTAATAACAACACCGTTGTTGAGGAATGCCACGAGGCTACTGGTTCTGAATGGGGTTTTGATTTTACTCCGTTTGATTCTATTGTGGAGGACCCAACAACTGACAACAAGTTCTTTAAAAGTCCAATTG ATGTAAATGGTTTTGTGGTCAAAAGTTTTCCCTTCGAGGTAGACATGGAAACTAATAATGGTAAAAACCAGAAGAAAGTCACCTTTATGCTTGAAGACTtgaa CAATAAGCAGATCTTTGTGACACTTTGGGACGGTTATGCGGATCAAATAATGGAGTATGAGAGCAGCAATCGAGGTGAAAAAAATGTCGTCGTAATTATTCAGTTTGGGAAATACAGATTCTGGGGAG GGCATTTGTCTGTTTCTAATTTGTATACCGTCACCCGAGTCTTAATTAACAGTGATATTGATGAAGTTGCTGAGTTTAAACAAAG aTTTATCGAGAAACTTTCTCCCGAAATTTCTTCCAGTTATTCTGGCTTAAGTTCTTCTGTTGTGAAGTCTGCCATTGAAGAGTTCCTTTCTGACTTGACTTTTTATCCCATTGGGTCGTTAAACTCAATAGATACG ATGAAGTTTGTTGTCATTGTTGGGACTATCAAGAGTTTTGCATTGAACAATGA AATTAGGCTTTATATACATGTGCAAGATTGTACTGGTATTGTGAGTCTGACATTGTTTGAGCGTGAGGTGACAAAGCTTTTGAAGGTTAATGCTAATCAGCTTTTAGACAACAACATTGAA TTAGCAAAGGAAGGAAGCTTTCCAAAGGAGCTAAATTCTTTACTCAATATGAAGTTTGCGTTCAAGATTGCTGTTTCTTCTTTTAACATTAGCAAGAAGTCTGATGGCTACTCAGTCTCCAAGATGACTAATAACCCGGTGGTTTTGTCCGAGCTTGATAAACATTTTGACACTATTCAG CCTATTGATGAGGAAGCCGTCAATGTCGAACAATCCGATTCAAATCGTAATGATGATTTGCCTGTTAAG ATTACCAACGGTACCAGACGTGAAAGAAGAACCAATGGTCGTGGTTTTCGATACGCTTTAACCTCATGGAAGAAGTTCATGAAAGCCGCTCGAATTAAGGTCCGTGACCAGGTTCACTATTCTTTTGATGAAAATGAGCTGGTTTTGAGTGTTGAGAGGGTTGTACCTTACGTTAGCCGTAGTAATTAG